A genomic stretch from Colwellia sp. Arc7-635 includes:
- a CDS encoding amidohydrolase family protein has translation MKLFAKKILLATGWENNKTLTIEQGVITDISEGYSAGAERAKGVIIPGMVNCHSHAFQRAFAGFSEQGSEGQDSFWTWRNIMYKFLGQLTSQDAQVIAKQLYIEMLKMGYTRVAEFHYLHHDINGENYAELSAMAEAIFAAAQQSGIGLTLLPVLYRFSGFDSQALAMVKSALLTQLNNLMT, from the coding sequence ATGAAACTTTTTGCTAAAAAAATATTGCTAGCCACCGGTTGGGAAAACAATAAAACCCTGACCATAGAACAAGGCGTTATTACTGATATTAGCGAGGGCTATTCTGCAGGTGCTGAACGTGCAAAGGGCGTCATTATCCCTGGCATGGTGAATTGTCATTCGCATGCTTTTCAACGTGCTTTCGCTGGCTTTAGTGAGCAGGGCAGTGAAGGACAAGACAGCTTTTGGACTTGGCGTAATATTATGTACAAGTTTTTGGGCCAGTTAACTTCACAAGACGCGCAAGTGATCGCTAAGCAACTGTATATTGAAATGCTGAAAATGGGTTACACCCGAGTTGCTGAATTTCACTATCTTCATCATGATATTAATGGTGAAAACTATGCTGAATTATCTGCCATGGCGGAAGCTATTTTTGCTGCTGCGCAGCAATCAGGTATTGGTTTAACGCTTTTACCTGTGTTGTATAGGTTTAGTGGTTTCGACAGCCAAGCCCTAGCGATGGTCAAAAGCGCTTTATTAACTCAGTTGAACAATTTAATGACTTAG
- the hutG gene encoding N-formylglutamate deformylase: protein MSNSYTLIKGTVPLLISMPHNGEALPSDIAAIMTPKGHEVADTDWYMNRLYAFALELGAYILIPKYSRYVVDLNRDPDGVDLYPGANNTELCPTTAFDLSPLYQAGCVPSAKQISERVERYWQPYHQALASTMQAIKAEFGQAVLLEAHSIRSEVPRFFEGQLPDFNFGSADGKSCDPELISALADLDYAPYTMVCNGRFKGGYITRAFGQPEQGFHAVQLELSQRTYMNEQAMAYNESLALQVQPKLAALVSTLISFALKNANK from the coding sequence ATGTCAAACAGTTACACCCTAATTAAAGGTACAGTGCCTTTATTGATCAGCATGCCACACAATGGTGAAGCATTACCCAGTGATATTGCCGCAATAATGACTCCTAAAGGACATGAAGTAGCAGATACTGATTGGTATATGAATCGTTTATATGCTTTTGCTTTAGAGCTTGGTGCTTATATATTAATTCCAAAATATAGTCGTTATGTGGTTGACTTGAATCGTGATCCTGATGGTGTCGATTTATATCCCGGGGCAAATAATACTGAACTATGCCCTACCACGGCATTCGATTTATCACCACTATATCAAGCCGGTTGTGTGCCTAGTGCAAAGCAAATATCTGAGCGTGTTGAACGCTATTGGCAGCCTTATCATCAGGCTCTAGCATCAACCATGCAGGCGATAAAAGCTGAGTTTGGTCAAGCTGTATTACTTGAAGCACACTCTATTCGCTCAGAGGTACCGCGATTCTTTGAAGGCCAACTGCCAGACTTTAACTTTGGCTCTGCTGACGGAAAAAGCTGTGATCCAGAGCTTATTTCAGCTTTGGCAGACTTAGATTACGCACCTTACACTATGGTATGTAATGGCCGATTTAAAGGCGGATATATTACGCGAGCATTTGGTCAGCCTGAACAGGGTTTTCATGCTGTTCAGCTTGAGCTATCACAACGTACTTATATGAATGAGCAAGCAATGGCCTATAACGAGAGTTTGGCATTGCAAGTTCAGCCGAAGTTAGCAGCGTTAGTCAGCACCTTAATCAGTTTTGCTTTAAAAAATGCTAATAAATGA
- a CDS encoding glutathione peroxidase: protein MLENKEQQKVPNVTFTLRANDEWTTRSSDEIFTNKTVVVFSLPGAFTPTCSSSHLPRYNELAPTLFKNGVDEIICMSVNDTFVMNAWAQDQDADNISFIPDGNGEFTDAMGMLVDKADIGFGKRSWRYAMLVKNGIIEKMFIEPDVAGDPFEVSDADTMLNHINPSACQTSAVMVFSKPTCPFCKKAKALLTEKGLTFEELEVGKDVNLTMFKAITNADTVPQVFIDGKHIGGSEALAAHFS, encoded by the coding sequence ATGTTAGAAAACAAAGAACAACAAAAAGTCCCTAATGTTACTTTTACATTGCGCGCTAATGACGAGTGGACAACACGTAGTAGTGACGAAATTTTCACTAATAAAACTGTTGTTGTCTTTTCACTACCCGGTGCATTTACACCAACGTGTTCGTCTTCGCATTTACCACGTTATAACGAATTAGCACCAACACTATTCAAAAATGGCGTTGATGAAATAATTTGTATGTCAGTTAACGATACTTTCGTCATGAATGCATGGGCACAAGATCAAGATGCCGATAACATTAGCTTTATTCCAGACGGCAACGGTGAATTTACAGATGCCATGGGTATGTTAGTAGATAAAGCAGACATTGGTTTCGGCAAACGCAGCTGGCGTTATGCGATGCTAGTTAAAAATGGCATCATTGAAAAAATGTTTATCGAACCAGACGTAGCAGGCGACCCATTTGAGGTTTCTGATGCCGACACTATGCTGAACCATATTAATCCTTCAGCTTGTCAAACTTCAGCTGTGATGGTTTTTAGCAAGCCTACTTGCCCATTTTGTAAAAAAGCAAAGGCACTATTAACAGAGAAAGGTTTAACGTTTGAAGAATTGGAAGTTGGCAAAGATGTTAACTTAACCATGTTTAAAGCGATAACCAATGCCGATACCGTGCCTCAAGTATTTATCGACGGTAAACATATTGGTGGTAGTGAAGCACTAGCAGCACATTTCAGTTAA
- a CDS encoding VF530 family DNA-binding protein, translating into MVTQLMEHFDFDLLGKEIKIRCFTDDPSINSSLKFLRKTPWAREKVEALYIHHKTKFSNDSETV; encoded by the coding sequence ATTGTGACACAATTAATGGAGCATTTTGATTTTGACTTGCTTGGTAAAGAAATAAAAATCCGCTGTTTTACCGATGATCCAAGCATCAACTCCAGCTTAAAATTTCTCAGAAAAACACCATGGGCACGTGAAAAAGTTGAAGCACTTTATATTCATCACAAAACTAAGTTTAGTAATGACAGCGAGACGGTTTGA
- the purU gene encoding formyltetrahydrofolate deformylase, protein MKNTHHYILTWQCPDTSGVLAKVSQSLFEHGAFITETSQYSDPYTDTFFSRIAFDDRELTVSFDEFSQAIDLLAKPLNMDYQLREKENFPNIVIAVSKDDHCLVSLLTKWKAGVLPVNIVAITSNHLDCQALAQWHNVPFHHLPVNKENKAQQEQALLDIYQQYKGDLLVLARYMQILSDDLCHSLRGQAINIHHSFLPSFKGAKPYHQAHKRGVKIIGATAHYVTADLDEGPIIVQEVKPINHTFTIQQMVHLGHDLEATALCHAVKLHAEQRICINKDKTVILS, encoded by the coding sequence ATGAAAAACACCCATCATTATATTCTTACTTGGCAGTGCCCTGATACTTCAGGTGTGTTGGCAAAAGTCAGCCAAAGCTTATTCGAACATGGCGCATTTATTACTGAAACCAGTCAATACAGTGACCCCTACACAGATACTTTTTTTTCCCGTATTGCTTTTGATGATCGAGAACTAACCGTTAGTTTTGATGAATTCAGTCAAGCGATTGATTTACTAGCAAAGCCACTGAACATGGACTATCAATTACGAGAAAAAGAAAACTTTCCAAATATTGTTATTGCTGTTTCTAAAGACGACCATTGCCTAGTATCACTATTAACAAAATGGAAAGCAGGTGTGTTACCGGTTAATATCGTCGCGATCACTTCAAATCATTTAGACTGCCAAGCGCTTGCTCAATGGCATAATGTGCCTTTTCATCATTTACCCGTTAATAAAGAAAACAAAGCGCAGCAAGAACAAGCGCTGTTAGATATTTATCAGCAATACAAAGGTGACTTACTGGTACTTGCCCGCTATATGCAAATATTATCGGACGATCTTTGTCATAGTTTACGTGGTCAGGCGATTAATATTCACCATTCATTTTTACCTAGTTTTAAAGGCGCGAAGCCTTATCATCAAGCCCATAAACGTGGTGTTAAAATTATTGGCGCTACAGCGCATTATGTTACCGCTGATCTTGATGAAGGACCTATTATTGTTCAAGAAGTCAAACCGATTAATCACACTTTTACTATCCAACAAATGGTTCACCTGGGTCATGATCTAGAAGCAACCGCCTTGTGCCATGCAGTAAAATTACATGCCGAACAGCGTATTTGTATCAACAAAGATAAAACCGTTATTTTAAGTTAA
- a CDS encoding PDZ domain-containing protein: MIQYQISPLNPNSHLFEVILSFSSVAGENYTLSLPAWLPGSYMIRDFAKNITEINALDGNKQSIELEKVDKQTWSLQATDAQVEVRYQIFAFDLSVRTAYLDSQRGFFNGSSTFLQVQELNDLPCQLTIQPSTLAAHSKWRVATGLTRAKTTEKYQFGQYIADNYQHLIDCPVAIGEFDSTEFTVEGVVHHLVFTSKHYGDTQRLAADVSALCQHHINLFGEAPFKEYWFITHLLANGFGGLEHKNSTILQASRFDLPNPHQPTAERHENYKTFLSLCSHEYFHAWNVCRIKPKEFVPYNLKQESYTKQLWAFEGITSYYDDFSLYRTGLINFEEYLAILAKTATRVYRGKGELKQSITASSFDAWTKFYQQGPDAINNIVSYYAKGALIALWLDLTIRSKSNNQYSLDTLMRELWIHFGRTSVGTSEDDFINIANILCAEDISSSFKHHLYSNERIDLTAELASYGVELNKQKFKKLNSLETTSATHYHGYLGAQYKAQALGLNITQVLEGSPAAKAGLAVNDTLIAVDKMKVTEPSIQALFDHLTVGSSITCDFFRDDQLLTTTLDIIDSPLTGVAFTVVDNNLVKNWQAIIQ; the protein is encoded by the coding sequence ATGATCCAATATCAAATTTCTCCACTTAACCCAAATAGTCACTTATTTGAGGTTATATTGTCATTTAGCAGCGTTGCAGGTGAAAACTACACCTTATCATTACCCGCTTGGTTACCTGGTAGTTATATGATTCGTGATTTTGCCAAAAACATCACAGAAATCAACGCACTTGATGGTAATAAGCAATCGATTGAACTCGAAAAAGTTGATAAGCAAACTTGGTCATTGCAAGCAACTGATGCACAAGTAGAAGTACGTTATCAAATTTTTGCCTTTGATCTCTCTGTTCGTACCGCTTACCTTGACAGCCAACGTGGTTTTTTCAATGGCAGTTCTACCTTTTTACAGGTGCAAGAATTAAACGACTTACCATGTCAGCTGACTATTCAGCCTTCAACGCTAGCAGCTCATAGCAAATGGCGAGTAGCGACCGGCTTAACAAGAGCTAAAACAACAGAAAAGTATCAATTTGGCCAATATATTGCTGATAATTACCAACACCTAATTGACTGCCCTGTTGCGATCGGTGAATTTGACAGTACTGAATTTACCGTCGAAGGAGTCGTGCATCATTTAGTATTTACCAGTAAACACTATGGCGATACCCAACGTTTAGCGGCAGATGTTAGCGCTTTATGCCAACACCACATTAACTTATTTGGTGAAGCTCCTTTCAAAGAATACTGGTTCATCACACATTTATTAGCCAATGGCTTTGGCGGTTTAGAGCATAAAAACTCGACCATTTTACAAGCCAGTCGTTTCGACTTACCTAACCCACATCAACCCACAGCAGAGCGACATGAAAACTATAAAACGTTTTTAAGCTTATGCTCACATGAATATTTTCATGCTTGGAATGTCTGTCGCATCAAGCCAAAAGAATTTGTTCCTTACAACTTAAAGCAAGAAAGCTATACCAAACAGCTCTGGGCCTTTGAGGGAATTACCTCTTACTACGACGACTTTTCGCTCTATCGTACAGGTTTGATTAACTTCGAAGAATATCTAGCAATATTAGCGAAAACGGCGACACGAGTATATCGAGGTAAAGGAGAGTTAAAACAAAGTATTACCGCCTCAAGTTTCGATGCTTGGACCAAGTTCTATCAACAAGGTCCTGATGCCATTAATAACATTGTCAGCTACTACGCCAAAGGCGCTTTAATTGCATTATGGTTAGATTTAACCATTCGTAGTAAATCGAACAATCAATACAGCTTAGATACTTTAATGCGAGAATTATGGATCCACTTTGGCCGTACAAGTGTTGGCACCAGTGAAGATGACTTTATTAATATTGCTAATATTTTATGCGCTGAAGACATTTCATCAAGCTTTAAACATCATTTGTATAGTAATGAACGTATTGACTTAACCGCTGAATTAGCAAGCTACGGTGTTGAACTGAACAAACAAAAATTCAAGAAATTAAACAGTTTAGAGACGACATCAGCAACACATTATCACGGGTACTTAGGTGCGCAATATAAAGCACAGGCCTTAGGCTTGAACATTACCCAAGTACTCGAAGGCTCACCTGCCGCCAAAGCAGGTTTAGCGGTAAATGATACGCTTATTGCTGTCGATAAAATGAAAGTAACAGAGCCATCTATACAAGCCCTATTTGATCATCTGACTGTAGGTAGTTCAATAACTTGTGATTTCTTTCGTGATGATCAACTACTCACGACAACACTAGACATTATTGACTCGCCACTAACCGGTGTTGCTTTCACTGTGGTCGATAATAATTTAGTGAAAAACTGGCAAGCTATTATTCAGTAA
- a CDS encoding VOC family protein yields the protein MIKLKRFHHVAYRCKDAKETVDWYKKHLNMELTVAIAENEVPSTKAPDPYMHIFLDAGMGNILAFFEIPNSPDMGRDENTPQWVQHIALEVEDFDALVSAKADLQAHGLDVLGPVNHGVFKSIYFFDPNGHRLELATNTGTVEQYAELKRVAPLMVEEWSKTKKAPTHAAWLHQQED from the coding sequence ATGATTAAATTAAAACGCTTCCACCATGTCGCTTATCGATGTAAAGATGCAAAAGAAACAGTTGATTGGTACAAAAAACATTTAAATATGGAACTCACCGTCGCGATTGCCGAAAACGAAGTACCGTCGACTAAAGCTCCAGATCCTTACATGCATATATTTTTAGATGCGGGTATGGGCAACATTCTGGCCTTTTTTGAGATTCCAAACTCCCCAGACATGGGTCGCGATGAAAACACACCACAATGGGTGCAGCACATTGCGTTAGAAGTAGAAGATTTTGATGCTTTAGTGTCAGCAAAAGCTGATTTACAGGCTCATGGCTTAGACGTTTTAGGCCCGGTAAATCATGGCGTATTTAAATCTATTTATTTCTTTGATCCTAACGGACATCGTTTAGAGTTAGCAACAAATACCGGTACTGTTGAGCAATATGCAGAACTTAAACGAGTTGCTCCTTTAATGGTTGAAGAATGGTCAAAAACCAAAAAAGCACCAACACATGCAGCATGGCTGCATCAGCAAGAAGACTAA
- the yihI gene encoding Der GTPase-activating protein YihI, producing the protein MSRSKKSRKPGTGSIGILKDDKKKLVEPKPRRAKKTNGNEPGNRQKEATAKVLNGPNSAKNKDPRIGNKTPIDLGKPVATPAKTKPAKKAQQNSPIAAIRVVEVSESLADQLSRIEQDPRLLEILEKQDIDAELSAEEVSYFNTLMEQHEKISQELGLDEEDEIVTPASKSDSEDDLWDKFDNSDLSKFE; encoded by the coding sequence ATGTCTCGTTCTAAAAAATCACGTAAACCGGGCACTGGCTCTATTGGCATCCTTAAAGATGACAAAAAAAAATTAGTAGAACCAAAACCTCGTAGAGCCAAGAAAACAAATGGCAACGAACCAGGAAATCGCCAAAAAGAAGCTACGGCTAAAGTGCTTAACGGCCCTAACTCTGCAAAAAATAAAGATCCTCGCATTGGTAATAAAACGCCTATCGATTTAGGTAAACCTGTTGCAACGCCTGCTAAAACTAAGCCCGCTAAAAAAGCTCAGCAAAATTCACCTATCGCAGCTATTCGTGTGGTTGAAGTGAGTGAGTCATTAGCCGATCAATTAAGTCGTATCGAGCAAGATCCTAGATTGCTTGAAATACTTGAAAAACAAGATATTGATGCAGAATTAAGCGCTGAAGAAGTAAGCTATTTCAATACGCTGATGGAACAACATGAAAAAATTAGTCAAGAACTTGGCCTTGATGAAGAAGATGAAATAGTAACTCCAGCTAGCAAATCTGACTCTGAAGACGACTTATGGGACAAGTTTGATAATAGTGATTTATCAAAATTTGAATAG
- a CDS encoding DUF2489 domain-containing protein gives MLSDSWVYLALLGIVIIGVLAVIATKLLRQLKQQTLEQAQKQAAQQQALQQHDKKIIASVIIIVRAMKEEQCDIAEGCWRLSVLLDSLKLSEDLNVQFPAVFKLYEAIKHMPILSARKKLDKQSRMKLDLERMKIEAELAEDIRRDISLLHQYANERNSMLSQ, from the coding sequence ATGCTATCAGATTCTTGGGTATACCTTGCTCTATTAGGCATTGTTATCATTGGCGTACTAGCAGTTATAGCAACAAAGCTGCTTCGCCAATTAAAGCAACAAACGCTTGAGCAAGCACAAAAGCAAGCAGCGCAACAACAAGCGCTGCAGCAGCATGATAAAAAAATTATCGCTAGTGTCATTATCATTGTTCGCGCAATGAAAGAAGAGCAATGCGATATTGCAGAAGGTTGTTGGCGTTTAAGTGTACTGCTTGATTCGCTAAAGTTAAGCGAAGACCTTAATGTGCAATTTCCAGCTGTATTTAAGCTTTACGAAGCCATTAAGCATATGCCGATTCTATCAGCTCGCAAGAAGTTAGATAAACAATCACGTATGAAACTTGACCTAGAACGCATGAAAATTGAAGCAGAATTAGCTGAAGATATTCGCCGAGATATTAGCCTGCTGCACCAATATGCTAATGAACGTAATAGTATGTTAAGCCAATAG
- the hemN gene encoding oxygen-independent coproporphyrinogen III oxidase yields MQATQFFDSALLKKYNTSGPRYTSYPTALEFHDQFQHEHLVQAIEASPNRELSLYVHIPFCHSLCYYCGCNKVITRHRDKADTYLEFLAQEIASRAPLFKDYTVKQLHWGGGTPSFLRHEQITKLVELLKEKFTFADQVEMSIEIDPREIEMNLAEHLYSLGFNRLSIGVQDIDEKVQQTINRVQSTEFIENFIAHAKEVGFKSINIDLIYGLPHQNIETFTRTLNKAHEMDVDRISLFSYAHIPSRFAAQRKLRDEWLPSVDEKFALMKLAIEKLCDFGYDFIGMDHFAKPEDELSIAQKAGNLHRNFQGYTTKGGCDLLGLGVSSISAIGNSFSQNTKDLQDYYKAIDLQAHAHVKGVSLSNDDIIRAEVIRELMCNLYLDKNKINEKFSINFDDYFAEDLPLLQTFINDGLLSNSPDEIKVAQKARLLIRNICMSFDAYMKQHVNKQRFSRVI; encoded by the coding sequence ATGCAAGCAACTCAATTTTTCGATAGCGCACTCTTAAAAAAATATAACACTAGCGGCCCACGATATACTTCATATCCAACAGCATTAGAGTTTCATGATCAATTCCAGCATGAACACTTAGTGCAAGCTATAGAGGCATCTCCAAATCGTGAACTATCTTTGTATGTACACATTCCTTTTTGTCATAGCCTTTGTTATTACTGCGGTTGCAATAAGGTTATTACGCGCCATCGTGATAAAGCCGATACTTACCTTGAGTTTCTTGCGCAAGAAATTGCCTCACGAGCACCATTATTCAAAGACTATACCGTTAAGCAACTGCATTGGGGCGGCGGTACACCCAGCTTTTTACGCCACGAACAAATCACTAAACTTGTTGAGTTATTAAAAGAGAAGTTCACTTTTGCTGATCAAGTAGAAATGAGTATTGAAATAGATCCCCGTGAAATCGAAATGAACTTAGCTGAACATCTATATAGCTTAGGTTTTAATCGCTTGAGCATTGGTGTGCAAGATATTGACGAAAAAGTTCAACAAACGATTAACCGCGTGCAATCGACAGAATTTATTGAAAACTTTATCGCGCATGCAAAAGAAGTAGGGTTCAAATCGATTAATATCGATTTGATCTATGGCTTACCACATCAAAATATAGAAACCTTTACTCGCACGCTAAACAAAGCTCATGAAATGGATGTTGACCGTATTTCATTGTTTAGCTATGCCCATATCCCATCACGCTTTGCCGCCCAACGTAAGTTGAGAGACGAATGGTTACCTAGCGTAGATGAGAAGTTTGCACTAATGAAACTCGCTATCGAAAAACTCTGTGATTTTGGTTACGACTTTATCGGGATGGATCACTTTGCCAAACCTGAAGATGAATTATCCATCGCGCAAAAAGCGGGTAATTTACATCGAAACTTTCAAGGTTACACCACAAAAGGCGGTTGCGACCTATTAGGTTTAGGTGTGTCATCAATCAGTGCCATTGGCAACAGTTTCAGCCAAAACACCAAAGATTTACAAGATTATTATAAAGCGATTGATCTGCAAGCACACGCTCATGTCAAAGGCGTAAGCTTGTCAAACGACGACATTATCCGTGCAGAAGTGATACGCGAGCTAATGTGTAATCTTTATCTAGATAAAAACAAAATTAATGAGAAATTTTCAATTAACTTTGATGACTATTTTGCCGAAGACTTACCTTTACTACAAACCTTCATCAACGATGGTTTATTGAGTAACAGTCCTGACGAAATTAAAGTAGCGCAAAAAGCACGATTGTTAATTCGCAACATTTGTATGAGCTTTGACGCTTACATGAAACAACACGTGAATAAGCAGCGTTTCTCACGCGTTATTTAA
- a CDS encoding DUF1285 domain-containing protein codes for MSLNKISAQISDSQQGDTKKMPPVELWDPPFCGDIDLEIKSDGHWFYNGTVFKRLSLVKLFASVLKKEDEKYFLVTPVEKIGITVEDAPFLITQWQWLDEQKSQMQVTTNLDDSFILDAEHPLEISDAGNLYITVRRNLQARVHRNVYYQWVELAHEDNNGNGAELVFLSADHRFSLGALDN; via the coding sequence ATGTCATTAAATAAAATTTCTGCACAAATTTCTGATTCTCAACAAGGTGATACAAAGAAAATGCCGCCGGTCGAATTATGGGATCCTCCTTTTTGTGGGGATATAGATCTGGAAATAAAGTCGGATGGTCATTGGTTTTACAATGGCACAGTCTTTAAGCGTTTATCTTTAGTTAAGCTCTTTGCTTCGGTATTAAAAAAAGAAGATGAAAAGTACTTCTTAGTGACGCCTGTTGAGAAAATAGGTATTACTGTTGAAGATGCGCCTTTTTTGATAACACAATGGCAATGGCTTGATGAGCAAAAATCACAGATGCAAGTGACGACGAATTTAGACGATAGCTTTATATTAGATGCAGAACATCCATTAGAAATTAGTGACGCTGGCAATTTATATATAACGGTTAGACGAAATTTACAGGCTAGAGTGCATCGTAATGTTTATTATCAGTGGGTTGAGTTAGCGCATGAGGATAATAACGGTAATGGCGCTGAATTGGTGTTTCTCAGCGCCGATCATCGATTTAGTTTAGGGGCTTTAGATAATTAA
- a CDS encoding methyl-accepting chemotaxis protein, giving the protein MYKFKKINHKLVFSFLTLSLLPLIIFAFFSIDMAKNAIQQQAFNQLESVRTIKKAQLTNYISSLKSSLLILDNDPYAAIALEKFSIATINGGINGSEWQQLEQQYGEHFKTTNQINAWYDLFLIDLKGNIVFSAAKESDLGMNINNSALGKSSLNDAFTQAQRSDRGTLSISDFKPYAPSNNEPAAFIMAKKYDENSNHIGYIALQFPIGKVNTIMQQRDGMGETGETYLVGQDKRMRSDSFLDPKNHSIIASFAGNIAENGVDTVAVDRAFRGESASEIITDYNGNSVLSSFTIFDLGTFQWALIAEIDESEAFATANTLIKISTITIIVASIVITLIGLLIAKNISTPIVLAVTAAQHVSSGDLTQTIEVNQHDELGLLQQAMRDMIVRLKSMIEHISASAEQQAAASQELSSITAQTDRNVSRQQQATDQVATAINEMSTSIDEVTNRTSEASDVADNSKRLVSTSSSAVNETIEEIRTLSESILDSKNMIDEVQEGTENIVNILVVIKGIADQTNLLALNAAIEAARAGEQGRGFAVVADEVRTLAQNTQKSTIEIENMIQSLESKVSKATASMNIGSEQAKSIVERTHEVTRSLSEVEISVAQISDMNIQIATATQQQSEVARDINQQAIEISDISVETGDSAKEISAASDELAKLAADLTDQVRTFKI; this is encoded by the coding sequence ATGTATAAGTTTAAAAAAATCAATCACAAACTAGTTTTTTCATTTCTTACCCTATCATTACTTCCATTAATTATTTTTGCATTTTTCAGTATTGATATGGCTAAAAATGCCATTCAACAGCAAGCGTTCAATCAATTAGAGTCAGTAAGAACGATCAAAAAAGCCCAATTAACCAACTATATTTCCTCGCTTAAATCCAGCTTACTTATATTAGATAATGATCCTTATGCCGCAATAGCACTAGAAAAGTTTTCAATAGCAACGATTAATGGCGGCATCAACGGAAGCGAATGGCAACAGCTTGAGCAACAATACGGTGAACACTTCAAAACGACTAATCAGATTAACGCATGGTACGATTTATTCTTGATCGATCTAAAAGGTAATATTGTTTTCAGTGCTGCTAAGGAATCTGATCTTGGAATGAACATCAATAATTCGGCACTGGGAAAAAGCAGTTTAAACGATGCTTTTACACAAGCTCAACGCAGTGATAGAGGCACACTTTCCATCAGTGATTTTAAACCTTATGCTCCGTCTAACAATGAACCAGCAGCTTTCATTATGGCTAAAAAATATGATGAAAATAGTAATCATATAGGTTATATCGCATTGCAATTTCCAATAGGTAAAGTTAACACTATCATGCAGCAACGTGACGGCATGGGAGAGACAGGTGAAACTTATTTAGTTGGGCAAGACAAACGCATGCGCTCTGACTCGTTTCTCGACCCTAAAAATCACTCTATTATCGCCTCATTCGCGGGTAACATTGCTGAAAATGGCGTTGATACGGTTGCCGTAGACCGTGCATTTAGAGGTGAATCAGCCAGTGAAATAATTACTGACTACAATGGTAACTCTGTACTATCTTCCTTTACAATATTCGATCTTGGTACATTTCAATGGGCTTTGATTGCCGAAATTGACGAATCTGAAGCATTTGCCACCGCAAACACATTAATAAAAATATCGACCATTACCATTATTGTTGCCTCTATTGTGATCACTTTAATTGGCTTATTAATTGCCAAAAATATTAGCACACCGATCGTATTAGCGGTAACTGCTGCTCAGCATGTTTCATCTGGTGATTTAACCCAAACCATCGAGGTCAATCAACATGATGAGCTGGGCTTATTGCAACAAGCGATGCGCGACATGATTGTGCGCTTAAAGAGCATGATTGAGCACATTTCAGCTTCTGCTGAGCAACAAGCTGCAGCCTCACAAGAACTTTCTAGCATTACAGCTCAAACAGACCGTAATGTTAGCCGACAACAGCAAGCAACGGATCAAGTCGCGACCGCTATCAATGAAATGAGTACATCGATAGATGAAGTGACCAATAGAACATCGGAAGCATCCGATGTTGCCGATAACTCAAAACGACTTGTTAGTACCAGCTCATCAGCAGTAAATGAAACCATAGAAGAGATTAGAACTTTATCTGAAAGCATATTAGATTCAAAAAATATGATTGATGAAGTTCAAGAAGGCACTGAAAACATTGTGAATATTCTCGTGGTTATTAAGGGAATTGCCGATCAGACAAACTTGTTAGCGCTGAACGCTGCAATCGAAGCTGCTCGTGCTGGTGAACAAGGTCGAGGTTTTGCTGTCGTTGCCGACGAAGTGAGAACACTGGCGCAAAATACTCAAAAGTCGACCATTGAGATTGAGAACATGATTCAATCACTAGAAAGCAAAGTAAGTAAAGCGACGGCATCAATGAATATAGGCAGTGAACAAGCAAAAAGTATTGTCGAAAGAACTCATGAAGTAACTCGCTCATTATCAGAAGTTGAAATTTCAGTGGCTCAAATTTCAGACATGAACATTCAAATAGCAACTGCCACGCAGCAGCAAAGTGAAGTTGCTCGTGATATTAATCAACAAGCGATTGAAATTAGTGATATCTCTGTTGAGACTGGTGATAGTGCGAAAGAAATATCTGCAGCAAGTGACGAACTCGCAAAACTTGCAGCCGATTTAACCGATCAAGTAAGAACATTTAAAATTTAA